A stretch of Imperialibacter roseus DNA encodes these proteins:
- a CDS encoding Gfo/Idh/MocA family protein, with protein MSNRRKFIGQSLVGLSGLALSSHAFANIIVPRQKDKLGVALVGLGYYSRDLLAPALQLTQNCYLAGIVTGTPSKIPEWQQKYNIKDKNVYNYDNYDQLANNPDIDVIYVVLPPSMHAEYSIRAANAGKHVWCEKPMAMSEAECQSMIDAANKNKVKLSIGYRMQHEPNTIQIMRFQKDQTYGKVQKVTVAAGYREGRTDHWKQIKAMGGGVMYDMGVYPLNAARYATGLEPIAVTAKASTTRPEIYHEVEETIVFDLEFPGGATAACEASFGRGMNAMQVDCSNGWYKLEPFSAYSGIDGVTSDGIKLNKPINNEQAKQMDDDAMAIMKKQAVMVPGEEGLKDIRVVEAIYRSAKDGGRVSIG; from the coding sequence ATGAGTAACAGAAGAAAATTTATTGGCCAATCGCTGGTCGGCCTGTCAGGCCTGGCTTTGAGTTCTCATGCTTTTGCCAACATCATCGTTCCCCGCCAAAAAGATAAACTGGGCGTAGCCCTTGTTGGGCTTGGCTACTACAGCCGTGACTTGCTCGCTCCGGCCCTTCAGCTAACGCAAAACTGCTACCTCGCAGGCATTGTCACCGGCACGCCATCCAAAATCCCTGAATGGCAGCAGAAGTACAACATCAAGGACAAAAACGTTTACAACTACGACAACTACGATCAACTGGCCAACAATCCGGACATAGACGTTATTTATGTTGTCCTCCCTCCTTCTATGCACGCCGAGTATAGCATAAGAGCGGCCAATGCTGGCAAGCATGTGTGGTGTGAAAAACCCATGGCGATGAGCGAGGCCGAGTGCCAGAGCATGATTGATGCTGCCAACAAAAACAAAGTGAAGCTGAGCATAGGCTACCGCATGCAACATGAGCCCAATACAATTCAAATCATGAGGTTCCAAAAAGACCAAACCTATGGCAAAGTGCAAAAGGTGACCGTTGCTGCCGGCTACAGGGAAGGGCGCACCGACCACTGGAAGCAGATCAAAGCAATGGGAGGCGGCGTCATGTACGATATGGGTGTTTACCCTCTCAACGCTGCCCGATATGCCACAGGGCTTGAGCCAATAGCTGTCACAGCCAAAGCCTCCACAACCAGGCCCGAGATTTACCATGAAGTGGAAGAAACCATTGTATTCGATCTTGAATTCCCAGGCGGAGCCACAGCAGCCTGCGAGGCTAGCTTTGGCAGGGGCATGAATGCCATGCAGGTCGATTGCAGTAATGGTTGGTACAAGCTGGAGCCATTCTCCGCCTACAGCGGCATTGATGGAGTAACCAGCGACGGCATCAAGCTCAACAAGCCGATCAACAACGAGCAAGCCAAGCAAATGGACGACGATGCCATGGCTATCATGAAGAAACAGGCAGTGATGGTGCCTGGAGAAGAAGGCTTGAAAGATATTCGGGTAGTGGAGGCTATTTACCGATCTGCAAAAGACGGGGGAAGGGTGTCGATAGGATGA
- a CDS encoding DUF4177 domain-containing protein: MQKFEYKIVTISVAHLKKKDFQSELSRNFDEWGAEGWDLVKFEPVLESWFLFNDVRTKEFIVVFKREKSSGRPHVL; the protein is encoded by the coding sequence ATGCAGAAATTTGAATATAAGATAGTAACCATAAGCGTTGCCCATTTGAAAAAGAAGGACTTTCAGTCGGAGCTGAGCCGCAACTTTGATGAGTGGGGAGCTGAAGGCTGGGATTTGGTGAAGTTCGAGCCCGTGCTTGAAAGCTGGTTTTTATTTAATGATGTAAGGACGAAAGAATTTATCGTGGTCTTCAAAAGAGAGAAGAGCAGTGGACGTCCCCACGTGCTTTGA
- a CDS encoding ABC transporter permease, with protein sequence MLTNYLRIAFRSLRRSKFFSLINILGLAIGICSFLLIIFFVQDELSFDKHLPHAERMYRMDMTGRFGGNEFNIAVISAAQGPQMKEDFPEVEDYVRFRTRGYFLVKYGEDVYKEESVSYVDANVFDFFGINMISGDPATALKEPKTLVITEALSKKLFGDEEALGKVVKISNDQDYKITGVMAPLPQNTHFHFDILASMETLDEAKNAIWLSQNFQTYFRLAEGASVENLEAKFPEMVEKYIGPELERFMGASMEDFAEAGNNIGYYMTPVTDIHLYSQVDAQLGPPGDIKYVYIFSAVAAFILIIACVNFMNLATARSANRAKEVGVRKVMGAYRHNLISQFLLESLIITGISFVVAIGLLAVALPYFNELTGKVFSLSILATPTLAVSLAAILIVVGLLAGSYPAFFLSAFQPASVLKGKLNIGMKSGSLRSVLVVLQFSISIFLVVGTLIVFDQLDYIQTKKLGYDREQLIVLQNTYVLDKSIESFKNEVVANSYFKSGSISGFLPIRSNSNNSAMFPGRNPKSNSTTSLAMFYVDYDYIPTLGMELLEGRNFSKDFGADSTGVIINEATAKQFGIADDPIGQELGTFDGDDSDPEDLRIKVFKVIGVVKDFHFESLKTDIRPAVIFLGESTSRITFKLNTIEYAEAISFLHSKWDEFAPGQPFEYAFYDEEFNAEYKAEEKIGEIFGIFAGLAIFIACLGLFGLAAFTAEQRTKEVGIRKVLGASIGSIILLLSKEFMKLVLIAFVITVPLAWFAMDAWLQDFAYRTTIGAGVFALAGGLSFVIAWLTMSVHSFKAAAMNPSSSLRTE encoded by the coding sequence ATGCTAACCAACTACTTACGCATTGCTTTTCGCTCGCTGCGAAGAAGCAAGTTTTTCTCTCTCATCAACATACTGGGGCTTGCCATTGGCATATGCTCCTTTCTGCTAATCATCTTTTTTGTGCAGGATGAACTCAGTTTCGACAAGCACCTGCCACATGCGGAAAGGATGTACCGGATGGACATGACTGGCCGGTTTGGAGGCAACGAATTCAATATTGCCGTGATCAGTGCCGCTCAGGGCCCACAAATGAAGGAAGACTTTCCAGAAGTGGAAGACTATGTACGGTTCAGAACAAGGGGCTACTTTCTGGTCAAATACGGCGAGGATGTATACAAAGAAGAAAGTGTGTCGTACGTTGACGCCAATGTATTCGATTTCTTCGGCATCAACATGATATCAGGCGACCCAGCCACCGCACTGAAAGAACCGAAAACTCTGGTTATCACTGAAGCCCTTTCCAAAAAGCTTTTTGGAGATGAAGAGGCGCTTGGTAAAGTGGTTAAGATATCGAACGACCAGGATTATAAAATCACCGGCGTGATGGCACCTTTGCCTCAAAACACTCATTTCCACTTTGATATTCTTGCGAGTATGGAAACGCTTGACGAGGCCAAAAATGCTATTTGGCTTAGCCAAAACTTCCAGACCTATTTCCGCCTGGCGGAAGGTGCTTCGGTGGAAAACCTCGAAGCCAAGTTCCCCGAGATGGTAGAGAAATACATTGGCCCGGAACTGGAGCGCTTTATGGGCGCCTCTATGGAAGACTTCGCTGAGGCCGGTAATAACATCGGCTATTATATGACCCCCGTCACCGACATCCACCTTTATTCGCAGGTAGATGCCCAATTGGGCCCTCCGGGCGACATTAAATATGTCTACATCTTTTCGGCGGTTGCAGCATTCATACTGATAATAGCTTGTGTCAATTTCATGAACCTGGCTACTGCCCGCTCAGCCAACAGAGCCAAGGAAGTGGGAGTCAGAAAAGTAATGGGAGCTTACAGACATAACCTGATTAGCCAGTTTCTCCTGGAATCATTAATTATCACGGGCATCTCCTTTGTGGTTGCTATCGGACTGCTGGCAGTTGCTTTGCCCTACTTCAATGAGCTGACCGGCAAAGTATTCAGCCTAAGCATTCTTGCCACGCCGACATTAGCAGTATCGTTGGCGGCAATCCTTATAGTAGTTGGTTTGTTAGCGGGCAGCTATCCGGCATTCTTTCTCAGCGCCTTCCAGCCGGCCAGTGTATTGAAAGGAAAGCTAAACATTGGGATGAAGAGCGGCTCGCTTCGCAGTGTGCTGGTGGTGCTGCAATTCTCCATTTCTATCTTTCTGGTGGTTGGCACACTTATCGTCTTCGATCAACTTGACTATATTCAAACCAAGAAGCTGGGCTACGATCGTGAGCAGCTGATTGTCCTGCAAAACACTTACGTGCTCGATAAGTCAATAGAGTCTTTCAAAAATGAAGTTGTTGCCAACAGCTATTTCAAGAGTGGATCAATTAGTGGCTTTTTACCAATCAGATCCAACAGCAACAATAGTGCGATGTTCCCAGGAAGAAACCCCAAAAGCAACAGCACCACTTCCCTGGCGATGTTCTATGTAGACTACGACTACATCCCGACCCTGGGTATGGAGTTGTTAGAAGGACGTAACTTCTCAAAGGATTTTGGCGCAGATTCGACAGGAGTGATTATCAACGAAGCCACTGCCAAGCAATTTGGAATAGCTGACGACCCTATTGGGCAGGAATTGGGCACTTTCGATGGGGACGACAGTGACCCGGAGGACCTGAGAATCAAAGTATTCAAAGTGATTGGAGTGGTGAAGGATTTTCACTTTGAATCACTAAAAACTGACATAAGACCAGCTGTCATCTTCCTGGGCGAAAGCACCAGCAGAATTACTTTCAAGCTGAATACCATTGAATATGCAGAGGCCATTAGCTTCCTTCACAGTAAATGGGATGAGTTTGCCCCTGGGCAACCTTTTGAATACGCTTTTTACGATGAGGAATTCAACGCTGAATACAAGGCAGAAGAAAAAATCGGGGAGATATTCGGGATTTTTGCAGGACTGGCTATCTTCATTGCCTGCCTCGGCTTGTTTGGTCTTGCGGCCTTTACCGCCGAACAGCGTACCAAAGAAGTGGGCATCAGAAAAGTGCTTGGCGCATCCATTGGCTCCATTATTTTACTTCTCAGCAAGGAATTCATGAAGCTGGTGTTGATTGCCTTTGTGATCACTGTACCCCTGGCGTGGTTTGCCATGGACGCCTGGCTACAGGACTTCGCCTACCGCACAACGATTGGTGCTGGCGTATTTGCTCTTGCCGGCGGGCTGTCTTTCGTAATTGCCTGGCTAACCATGAGTGTGCATTCTTTTAAAGCCGCAGCCATGAACCCCTCCAGTTCGTTGAGAACGGAATAG
- a CDS encoding RNA polymerase alpha subunit C-terminal domain-containing protein, with translation MTSPKKTLRICKKGHQYYKSSDCPVCPICASEEKPEDDFLSTLVAPARRALQGKGITTVRELAMHTETEIMQLHGMGPSTLPKLQQALASAGLSFKPR, from the coding sequence ATGACGTCTCCCAAAAAAACGCTCCGAATATGCAAAAAGGGGCACCAATACTACAAAAGCAGCGACTGCCCTGTATGCCCTATTTGCGCCAGCGAAGAAAAGCCGGAGGATGACTTCCTGAGCACACTGGTGGCACCAGCCAGGCGTGCACTGCAAGGCAAGGGCATCACTACGGTGCGGGAGCTCGCCATGCACACCGAAACAGAAATAATGCAGCTCCACGGAATGGGACCCTCCACCCTGCCGAAGTTGCAGCAAGCCCTTGCATCTGCCGGGCTGTCTTTCAAACCCAGATGA
- a CDS encoding YciI family protein: MDEYVLIMRHEDGAKVASAEQMQEWMKQTMDWIGGIAAQNKFVSGTGLPFDNARVVNSKKVVTNGPFGDIKETIGGFITVRAESVEEAVEFAKGCPVLQGEGNTMEVRRIAKNDGVH, encoded by the coding sequence ATGGATGAGTATGTATTGATCATGAGGCATGAGGACGGAGCCAAAGTAGCTTCAGCCGAGCAAATGCAGGAGTGGATGAAGCAAACCATGGACTGGATCGGTGGCATTGCTGCACAAAACAAATTTGTTAGTGGCACAGGTCTTCCATTCGACAATGCCAGGGTGGTGAATTCAAAAAAGGTTGTTACCAACGGGCCCTTCGGCGACATCAAGGAAACCATCGGCGGCTTTATTACTGTTAGGGCAGAGTCAGTTGAGGAGGCCGTGGAGTTTGCGAAAGGATGCCCGGTGCTGCAAGGCGAGGGCAACACCATGGAAGTTCGGAGAATTGCCAAAAACGACGGGGTTCATTAA
- a CDS encoding calcium/sodium antiporter, with the protein MEILINIVLVIVGFILLIKGADFLVSGASSLAKRFHVSDIAIGLTIVAMGTSAPELVVNIISGTEGYDGAVFGNIIGSNIFNMFLILGVAAVIYPISVQKNSLWKEIPYSLLATLVFFVLVNDVLFFGAKENILSIVDSVILLVMFSMFLLYIFFNLKKGESSEEDEDIVVFTSVKTTLMVIGGLVGLTFGGKLIVDNAVAMARFFEVSERLIGLTILAAGTSLPELATTVVAALHKKSDLAIGNIIGSNVFNLLLVLGTSGLVSSGYSPLTFDTVLNTDLYVIMGGTMMLFVFMYTFGKYKLDRAEGFLYLLCFFSYTYYLFIRL; encoded by the coding sequence GTGGAAATACTAATTAACATTGTTTTAGTCATTGTAGGATTCATCCTCCTAATCAAGGGGGCAGACTTTCTGGTAAGCGGAGCCTCGTCCCTTGCCAAAAGGTTTCATGTTTCAGACATCGCAATTGGATTAACCATAGTTGCTATGGGCACCTCCGCCCCAGAGTTGGTCGTGAATATCATATCAGGAACGGAGGGTTACGATGGAGCGGTATTTGGCAACATTATCGGCTCCAATATTTTTAACATGTTCCTTATTCTCGGCGTGGCAGCCGTCATTTACCCTATCTCCGTTCAAAAAAACTCTCTCTGGAAAGAAATCCCCTACTCTCTTCTGGCCACGCTCGTTTTCTTTGTTCTCGTCAACGATGTCCTCTTTTTTGGAGCAAAGGAAAACATCCTTAGCATAGTCGACTCTGTGATTCTATTGGTCATGTTTTCCATGTTTCTGCTCTATATTTTCTTCAACCTTAAGAAAGGAGAAAGTTCGGAGGAAGACGAAGACATTGTGGTCTTCACCAGTGTAAAGACCACGCTGATGGTTATTGGCGGGCTGGTTGGCCTTACTTTCGGTGGAAAGTTAATAGTAGACAATGCGGTAGCAATGGCCCGCTTTTTTGAAGTCAGCGAAAGATTGATAGGTCTCACTATTCTTGCTGCGGGAACCTCTCTGCCGGAGTTAGCCACTACAGTGGTAGCTGCCCTGCATAAGAAGTCAGATCTGGCCATAGGCAACATCATAGGTTCCAATGTTTTCAATTTATTACTGGTGTTAGGAACCTCGGGCCTTGTGAGCTCCGGGTATAGTCCATTGACTTTCGACACAGTGCTCAACACTGACCTTTATGTAATAATGGGCGGCACCATGATGCTCTTCGTTTTTATGTATACTTTCGGAAAATACAAGCTGGACAGGGCTGAGGGCTTTCTATATCTCCTTTGCTTCTTTTCGTACACATACTACCTTTTTATCCGTTTATAA
- a CDS encoding DHCW motif cupin fold protein has translation MNIPFQTIDWASVPKTEHPGETGISFWQTLQFSGLRVRIVEYGAGYLADHWCQKGHIVYCIEGEFETEMENGQSFILNKGTSYVVSDGLSSHRSVSKSGVKLLIVDGDFLKTESLP, from the coding sequence ATGAACATACCTTTCCAAACCATCGACTGGGCGTCAGTGCCCAAAACCGAGCACCCCGGCGAAACTGGGATCTCCTTTTGGCAAACCCTCCAATTTTCAGGATTGCGAGTACGCATCGTTGAGTACGGTGCAGGCTACCTGGCCGACCATTGGTGCCAGAAGGGGCATATTGTCTACTGCATTGAGGGGGAATTTGAAACCGAGATGGAGAATGGTCAAAGCTTTATTTTGAATAAAGGAACGAGCTATGTGGTTTCGGATGGGTTAAGCTCCCACCGTTCAGTTTCTAAAAGCGGGGTGAAGCTATTGATTGTAGATGGTGATTTCCTGAAAACTGAAAGCCTTCCCTAA
- a CDS encoding RNA polymerase sigma factor, which produces MTHQELIPHLFRTEFSKITAVLCRRFGADHIEMAEDIASETFMLAIETWTYSKIPENPTAWLYAVAKNKAKNHVTRQHIFTYKVKPNLPPQELTTAEIDIDLSEQNISDSQLQMLFAICHPAIPLESQIGLALRILCGFGIDEIANAFLTNKETTNKRLFRAREKLRIEKIPIAIPGENEINNRIDAVLITLYLLFNEGYYSESKEAVVQEDLCQEAMRLCRLLIGSPQTNTPSVNALMALMCFHSSRFQARKGTNGEFVLYQNQDESLWNQKLIASGVFHLKEASQGSRISKYHFEASIAYWHTIKEDTKEKWENILLLYNQLLQLEYSPIAALNRTYALAKVQGKEAAIVEAEKLKLVDNHFYFTLLGELYKDIDNTQATYYLEQALALAKTSTDRQTIQRSIDLLR; this is translated from the coding sequence ATGACCCACCAGGAGCTCATTCCTCACCTGTTCCGCACTGAGTTCAGCAAAATTACCGCTGTGCTTTGCAGGCGCTTTGGAGCCGACCATATCGAAATGGCCGAGGACATTGCCAGCGAAACCTTTATGCTGGCCATAGAAACCTGGACCTACAGCAAGATTCCTGAAAACCCTACCGCCTGGTTGTATGCAGTGGCCAAAAACAAAGCGAAAAACCACGTCACCCGTCAGCATATTTTCACGTATAAGGTCAAACCTAATTTGCCACCCCAGGAGCTGACAACAGCAGAAATCGATATCGACCTATCGGAGCAGAACATTAGCGACAGCCAGCTGCAAATGTTGTTTGCCATTTGCCATCCGGCTATTCCCCTGGAGTCGCAAATTGGTTTGGCACTCCGAATCCTTTGTGGGTTTGGCATCGATGAAATCGCCAATGCCTTTTTAACCAATAAAGAAACCACCAACAAGCGACTGTTCAGGGCAAGAGAGAAGCTGAGAATAGAGAAGATACCGATAGCGATCCCCGGAGAAAACGAGATCAACAACCGGATAGATGCTGTACTCATCACTTTGTATCTCCTGTTTAATGAGGGCTACTACTCGGAAAGCAAGGAAGCTGTGGTGCAGGAAGATCTCTGCCAGGAGGCGATGAGGCTCTGTCGGCTGCTCATAGGTAGTCCTCAAACAAATACGCCGTCCGTCAATGCGCTGATGGCGCTAATGTGTTTTCATTCCAGTCGGTTTCAGGCAAGAAAGGGTACAAACGGAGAATTTGTTCTTTATCAAAATCAGGACGAATCGCTCTGGAACCAGAAGCTGATCGCCAGCGGTGTTTTCCACCTGAAAGAAGCCTCTCAGGGATCCCGGATTTCCAAATACCATTTTGAAGCAAGCATTGCTTACTGGCATACAATCAAAGAAGACACAAAAGAGAAGTGGGAGAATATTCTGCTGTTGTACAACCAGCTTTTGCAATTAGAATACTCACCCATAGCTGCACTGAACAGGACCTATGCCCTCGCCAAAGTCCAGGGAAAAGAGGCAGCCATCGTGGAAGCGGAGAAATTGAAATTGGTTGACAATCACTTTTATTTCACGTTGTTGGGCGAGCTTTACAAAGACATCGACAACACTCAAGCGACATACTACCTTGAACAGGCACTTGCCCTCGCCAAAACATCGACCGACAGACAAACGATTCAAAGGAGCATTGATTTGCTTAGGTAA
- a CDS encoding phospho-sugar mutase, which yields MEQQALIKAKQWLSSKNLDDAARKEVEAMIASTDKSQLVECFYRDLEFGTGGLRGIMGTGSNRINKYTIGMATQGLANYLKKTYPGKQVKVAIAHDSRNNSPFFAQTTADVFSANGFKVYFFDALRPTPELSFAIRHLGCQSGVVITASHNPKEYNGYKAYWNDGAQMIAPHDKNTITEVGNIKSIDDVKFTPNNSLIEKISKEVDEPYLEAIKAGSLSPDIIKRQKNLKIVFSPIHGTGITLVPEILKRMGFENVTIVDEQATPDGNFPTVVYPNPEEAEAMSIALKKAKAIDADLVMATDPDADRVGIAVKNDKGEFQLLNGNQTGALLVYYLLEQWKNNGKLDGKQFVVKTIVTTDLIAKIADGYKVKCYETLTGFKFIAALIRELEGKETFIGGGEESYGYLIGDAVRDKDAIASCAFIAEMTAFAKDKGMSLFQMLNEMYLKFGYYKEHLISLTKKGIKGQEEIKQMMDDLRANPPKTINGSKLLKLADYTLLEERDFVTGKTSKLDYPKSDVMQFFTEDGSKISARPSGTEPKIKFYFSVTTPVKNAEELKNAEGLLMKRIDGIIADMKLK from the coding sequence ATGGAACAGCAAGCCCTGATAAAAGCGAAGCAATGGCTCTCAAGCAAAAACCTTGATGACGCAGCCAGAAAAGAAGTAGAGGCGATGATCGCTTCTACCGACAAATCCCAGTTGGTTGAATGCTTTTATAGAGATCTCGAGTTTGGCACCGGTGGCCTTCGTGGGATCATGGGGACTGGCTCAAACCGAATCAACAAATACACCATAGGCATGGCCACTCAGGGGCTGGCCAACTATTTGAAAAAGACTTACCCTGGCAAACAGGTGAAAGTAGCCATTGCTCACGACAGCCGGAACAATAGCCCATTCTTTGCTCAAACAACGGCCGACGTGTTTTCCGCCAATGGGTTCAAAGTGTATTTTTTTGACGCACTCCGCCCCACTCCCGAGCTTTCCTTTGCCATCCGTCATCTTGGCTGCCAAAGCGGCGTAGTCATCACAGCTTCTCACAACCCAAAAGAATACAACGGCTACAAAGCCTACTGGAACGATGGTGCGCAGATGATTGCACCACACGACAAGAACACCATTACTGAAGTAGGCAATATCAAGAGCATAGACGACGTAAAGTTCACCCCAAACAACTCGCTCATTGAAAAAATAAGCAAAGAGGTGGACGAGCCTTATCTGGAAGCCATCAAAGCAGGAAGCCTTTCGCCTGATATCATCAAAAGGCAAAAGAATCTGAAAATAGTCTTCTCGCCCATCCATGGCACGGGCATTACATTGGTACCTGAAATCCTGAAAAGAATGGGATTTGAAAACGTGACCATTGTAGACGAACAAGCTACGCCCGATGGCAACTTCCCTACAGTGGTGTATCCCAACCCTGAGGAAGCTGAGGCTATGAGCATAGCTTTGAAAAAAGCAAAGGCCATCGACGCTGACCTAGTGATGGCAACCGACCCCGATGCAGACAGAGTGGGCATAGCGGTGAAAAATGACAAAGGAGAGTTTCAACTTCTCAATGGCAACCAAACAGGTGCCCTGCTGGTGTATTACCTGCTGGAGCAGTGGAAAAACAACGGCAAACTCGATGGCAAGCAGTTTGTGGTCAAAACGATCGTCACCACCGACCTCATTGCCAAAATCGCCGACGGCTACAAAGTAAAATGCTACGAAACACTCACTGGCTTTAAGTTCATTGCTGCTTTGATCAGAGAGCTCGAAGGCAAGGAAACCTTTATTGGCGGTGGGGAGGAAAGCTACGGCTACCTGATAGGCGATGCTGTGAGGGACAAAGATGCCATTGCCTCTTGTGCTTTCATTGCAGAAATGACCGCTTTTGCCAAAGACAAAGGGATGAGCCTGTTCCAAATGCTGAATGAAATGTACCTCAAATTCGGCTACTACAAGGAGCACCTCATCTCACTGACCAAGAAGGGAATCAAAGGGCAGGAGGAAATCAAACAAATGATGGACGACCTGAGAGCTAATCCACCCAAAACGATCAATGGAAGCAAGCTGCTCAAACTAGCAGATTACACTTTGCTGGAAGAAAGGGACTTCGTCACAGGCAAAACTTCCAAATTGGATTATCCTAAGTCCGATGTGATGCAGTTTTTCACTGAAGATGGCAGCAAAATCTCCGCAAGGCCCTCAGGCACAGAGCCAAAAATAAAATTCTACTTTAGCGTAACCACACCGGTGAAAAATGCAGAAGAGCTCAAAAATGCCGAAGGCCTTCTAATGAAAAGAATCGATGGCATCATCGCTGATATGAAATTGAAATAG
- a CDS encoding carboxypeptidase-like regulatory domain-containing protein, producing the protein MRQSGNLILTLLFSVLIYGNSYAQSSPADSVLVIGQVLEDESYTGLPFAHIAVKERATTTDFKGIFKVRVSTTDTVSVSYVGYKTQQLTIPKGLISPVFETKLMLQKDTIMMENANITVLPASIEKFKQAILTLELSDQEYKNVEKNMAALTQQVLIYDYRKYSMDAAENQRAAMAGPQSFNFLNVLRKVKDALVDPNKSKDDLPTPPPVYYDTPVLPDTTPPDSLLIQKADTTQRIIDN; encoded by the coding sequence ATGCGCCAATCGGGAAACCTGATTCTTACTCTTCTTTTTTCAGTTTTGATTTACGGCAATAGCTATGCACAATCGAGCCCGGCCGATTCAGTGCTGGTAATTGGACAGGTACTGGAAGACGAAAGTTATACCGGCCTTCCTTTTGCTCACATAGCGGTGAAAGAGCGGGCTACGACTACCGACTTCAAAGGTATTTTTAAGGTGCGTGTGAGCACCACCGACACCGTGAGTGTTTCTTATGTTGGCTACAAAACGCAGCAACTGACTATCCCAAAGGGGTTAATTTCGCCCGTTTTTGAAACCAAGCTGATGCTCCAAAAAGACACCATCATGATGGAGAATGCCAATATTACGGTGCTTCCCGCTTCCATCGAAAAGTTCAAGCAGGCCATTCTGACGCTCGAACTCTCGGACCAGGAATATAAAAACGTGGAAAAGAACATGGCGGCACTTACGCAGCAGGTGCTCATTTACGACTACCGCAAATACAGCATGGATGCCGCTGAGAACCAACGTGCCGCCATGGCCGGCCCGCAGTCATTTAACTTTCTTAATGTTTTAAGAAAAGTAAAGGATGCACTGGTTGACCCAAATAAAAGTAAAGACGACCTCCCCACTCCTCCCCCGGTGTACTACGACACACCCGTGCTCCCCGACACCACCCCTCCCGACTCCCTGCTGATCCAAAAAGCCGATACCACGCAGCGGATAATTGACAATTAA
- a CDS encoding aldo/keto reductase has protein sequence MTRESFLKKSLLTAAGLYLTPGLVSAFGNQMLMKTIPSTGEQIPAIGMGSWLTFNVGESEHERAPMRNVLMEFINQGGRVIDSSPMYGRSEQVIGELAAELEVTDKLWVATKVWTQGKAAGKRQIENSLGHFRKWPSVLQVHNLVDLDTHLETLRSLKGEGKLKYVGVTHYLDHAHKQLAEIIKREKLDFIQINFSVRNTAAEDYLLPLAADRGVAVIINQPFETGGLFNYIQGVSLPAWAKEYGINSWAAYFLKYIISNPAVTCTIPATTQVAHVKENMAACYGELPDQATRIKMKDYFKKNAL, from the coding sequence ATGACAAGAGAATCATTTTTGAAGAAAAGCCTGCTTACAGCGGCAGGTCTCTATCTAACCCCTGGCCTCGTTTCCGCCTTTGGCAACCAGATGTTAATGAAAACAATTCCATCAACCGGAGAACAAATACCTGCCATAGGAATGGGCTCCTGGCTGACCTTCAATGTAGGCGAATCAGAACATGAAAGGGCTCCAATGAGAAACGTGCTGATGGAATTCATTAACCAGGGAGGCAGGGTGATTGACAGCTCTCCTATGTACGGCCGGTCAGAACAAGTGATTGGAGAGCTTGCGGCAGAGCTGGAAGTTACGGATAAGCTTTGGGTAGCCACCAAAGTTTGGACACAGGGGAAGGCTGCTGGCAAAAGACAGATCGAAAACTCGTTGGGCCACTTTCGGAAATGGCCCTCAGTGCTTCAGGTGCACAACCTTGTAGACCTGGACACTCACCTGGAAACGCTTCGGTCTTTGAAAGGAGAAGGCAAACTCAAATATGTCGGCGTTACTCATTACCTCGACCATGCCCACAAACAATTGGCTGAAATCATAAAAAGGGAAAAGCTGGATTTCATTCAAATCAACTTTTCTGTCCGCAACACAGCAGCCGAAGACTACCTGCTTCCGCTTGCCGCTGACCGTGGTGTTGCCGTCATTATCAATCAGCCCTTTGAAACTGGTGGGCTTTTTAACTATATTCAGGGAGTTTCTTTGCCTGCCTGGGCAAAGGAATATGGCATTAACAGCTGGGCGGCATATTTCTTAAAGTACATCATATCAAACCCAGCCGTTACTTGTACCATTCCCGCCACCACACAGGTGGCACATGTAAAAGAGAATATGGCTGCTTGCTACGGTGAACTACCTGATCAGGCCACAAGAATAAAAATGAAAGACTATTTCAAAAAGAATGCCCTATGA